One stretch of Streptomyces agglomeratus DNA includes these proteins:
- the glyA gene encoding serine hydroxymethyltransferase, with protein MTLLNTPLHELDPDVAAAVDAELLRQQSTLEMIASENFAPVAVMEAQGSVLTNKYAEGYPGRRYYGGCEHVDVVEQIAIDRIKALFGAEHANVQPHSGAQANAAAMFALLKPGDTIMGLNLAHGGHLTHGMKINFSGKLYNVVAYHVDDATGEVDMAEVERLAKESKPKLIVAGWSAYPRQLDFAAFRRIADEVGAYLMVDMAHFAGLVAAGLHPNPVPHAHVVTTTTHKTLGGPRGGVILSTAELAKKINSAVFPGQQGGPLEHVIAAKAVSFKVAASEEFKERQQRTLDGARILAERLVQADVTEHGVSVLTGGTDVHLVLVDLRNSELDGQQAEDRLHGLGITVNRNAIPNDPRPPMVTSGLRIGTPALATRGFQAEDFAEVADIIAEALKPSYDADALSARVTALAGKHPLYPGLK; from the coding sequence ATGACGCTTCTCAACACTCCCCTGCATGAGCTCGACCCGGACGTCGCCGCCGCCGTCGACGCCGAGCTGCTCCGCCAGCAGTCCACCCTCGAAATGATCGCCTCGGAGAACTTCGCTCCGGTCGCGGTCATGGAGGCCCAGGGCTCCGTACTGACCAACAAGTACGCCGAGGGCTACCCGGGCCGCCGTTACTACGGCGGCTGTGAGCACGTCGACGTGGTCGAGCAGATCGCCATCGACCGCATCAAGGCGCTCTTCGGCGCCGAGCACGCGAACGTACAGCCGCACTCGGGTGCCCAGGCCAACGCCGCCGCGATGTTCGCGCTGCTCAAGCCCGGCGACACGATCATGGGTCTGAACCTGGCCCACGGCGGTCACCTGACCCACGGCATGAAGATCAACTTCTCCGGCAAGCTCTACAACGTGGTCGCGTACCACGTGGACGACGCCACCGGCGAGGTCGACATGGCCGAGGTCGAGCGCCTCGCCAAGGAGTCCAAGCCGAAGCTGATCGTGGCCGGCTGGTCGGCGTACCCGCGCCAGCTGGACTTCGCCGCCTTCCGCCGCATCGCGGACGAGGTCGGCGCGTACCTCATGGTCGACATGGCGCACTTCGCCGGTCTGGTCGCCGCGGGTCTGCACCCCAACCCGGTGCCGCACGCCCACGTCGTCACCACGACCACGCACAAGACGCTCGGCGGCCCGCGCGGCGGAGTGATCCTCTCCACCGCCGAGCTCGCCAAGAAGATCAACTCCGCGGTCTTCCCCGGCCAGCAGGGCGGCCCGCTGGAGCACGTCATCGCCGCGAAGGCCGTCTCCTTCAAGGTCGCCGCGAGCGAGGAGTTCAAGGAGCGCCAGCAGCGCACCCTGGACGGCGCCCGCATCCTGGCCGAGCGCCTGGTGCAGGCCGACGTCACCGAGCACGGCGTGTCCGTCCTCACCGGCGGCACGGACGTCCACCTGGTCCTCGTCGACCTGCGGAACTCCGAGCTCGACGGCCAGCAGGCCGAGGACCGCCTGCACGGTCTGGGCATCACGGTCAACCGCAACGCCATCCCGAACGACCCGCGCCCCCCGATGGTCACCTCGGGTCTGCGGATCGGTACGCCGGCCCTGGCCACGCGCGGTTTCCAGGCCGAGGACTTCGCCGAGGTGGCGGACATCATCGCCGAGGCGCTGAAGCCGTCGTACGACGCCGACGCTCTTTCGGCCCGCGTCACGGCGCTCGCCGGCAAGCACCCGCTTTACCCTGGTCTGAAGTAG
- a CDS encoding enhanced serine sensitivity protein SseB C-terminal domain-containing protein has protein sequence MSASGTAAAGQVEHMLRQVTPGRYDAYEALLRALADPAGGKVWMLLWHGQAGSPDAQYGNMDVDGLGYAPCVTSAQELAASGWSRAYEVVSGRDVARALFPDRWGIWLNPHAPGGGVGIPWLDLRRIATGLDRMPAGPLRLSEPAIEIPQFYALLTQNAHRTSAVRALRRAWVQPALGAPYLAIGLDLYDTSQQSVDAVRAMMQQSIGVVPEGLPVSTVAMSDEYDPVSMWLRANARPFYDREAHAPPAPSSTGQGGYGYPAPRAY, from the coding sequence GTGAGCGCGTCAGGCACTGCGGCGGCCGGGCAGGTCGAGCACATGCTGCGCCAGGTGACACCCGGGCGCTACGACGCGTACGAGGCACTCCTGCGCGCCCTCGCCGATCCGGCGGGCGGCAAGGTCTGGATGCTGCTCTGGCACGGCCAGGCGGGATCGCCGGACGCCCAGTACGGAAACATGGACGTCGACGGCCTCGGTTACGCGCCGTGCGTCACCTCCGCCCAGGAGCTAGCCGCGAGCGGGTGGAGCAGGGCGTACGAAGTGGTGTCCGGACGTGACGTCGCGCGTGCCCTCTTCCCCGACCGCTGGGGGATCTGGCTCAACCCGCACGCCCCCGGTGGCGGCGTCGGAATCCCCTGGCTGGACCTGCGGCGGATCGCTACCGGACTCGACCGGATGCCGGCCGGACCGCTGCGGCTGTCCGAACCCGCGATCGAGATCCCGCAGTTCTACGCCCTGCTCACGCAGAACGCCCACCGCACGTCCGCGGTCCGCGCGCTGCGCCGCGCCTGGGTGCAGCCGGCGCTGGGAGCGCCGTATCTGGCCATCGGGCTCGACCTGTACGACACGAGCCAGCAGTCCGTCGACGCCGTGCGCGCGATGATGCAGCAGTCGATCGGTGTGGTCCCCGAGGGGCTGCCCGTGTCCACCGTCGCGATGTCGGACGAGTACGACCCCGTCTCCATGTGGCTGCGCGCCAACGCCCGCCCGTTCTACGACCGCGAGGCGCACGCGCCGCCCGCTCCCTCGTCCACCGGACAGGGCGGCTATGGCTACCCGGCCCCGCGCGCCTACTGA
- the ppk2 gene encoding polyphosphate kinase 2, which translates to MAAEEEALLEGLTVDDRHPERPVLLDDDGRPLRTWRENHPYDRKLGRQEYERNKRLLQIELLKLQRWVKDTGQRIVVICEGRDAAGKGGTIHRFTERLNPRGARVVALEKPTERESGQWYFQRYVAHLPSAGEIVFFDRSWYNRAGVERVMGFCTPAECRGFLDQAPLFERMLTDDGILLVKFWFSVSRNEQRTRFAIRQVDPVRQWKLSPTDLASLDLWDAYTAAKVDMFRATDTVHAPWTVVKNNDKKRGRLEAMRSLLWRFDYANKDEKAVGEPDPLIVGPADTLLEPGEESTALSPTPLTGHRDGPGEHP; encoded by the coding sequence GTGGCTGCTGAGGAGGAGGCCCTTCTCGAAGGGCTGACCGTCGACGACCGTCACCCAGAGCGGCCCGTACTGCTCGACGACGACGGGCGTCCCCTGCGGACGTGGCGGGAGAACCACCCGTACGACCGCAAGCTCGGGCGCCAGGAGTACGAGCGGAACAAACGGCTGCTCCAGATCGAACTGCTCAAGCTCCAGCGGTGGGTCAAGGACACGGGGCAGCGGATCGTCGTCATCTGCGAAGGACGTGACGCGGCGGGCAAGGGCGGCACCATCCACCGATTCACCGAGCGGCTCAATCCGCGCGGTGCCCGCGTGGTGGCGCTGGAGAAGCCCACGGAGCGGGAGTCCGGTCAGTGGTACTTCCAGCGTTACGTCGCCCATCTCCCGTCCGCGGGGGAGATCGTCTTCTTCGACCGCTCCTGGTACAACCGGGCGGGCGTCGAGCGCGTGATGGGATTCTGCACGCCGGCCGAGTGCCGCGGCTTCCTGGACCAGGCACCGCTCTTCGAGCGGATGCTGACGGACGACGGGATCCTGCTGGTGAAGTTCTGGTTCTCGGTCTCGCGCAACGAGCAGCGCACGCGCTTCGCCATCCGGCAGGTGGATCCGGTACGCCAGTGGAAGCTTTCGCCGACCGATCTGGCCTCGCTGGACCTGTGGGACGCGTACACCGCGGCGAAGGTAGACATGTTCCGGGCCACCGACACCGTTCACGCGCCGTGGACCGTCGTGAAGAACAACGACAAGAAGCGCGGCCGGCTGGAAGCCATGCGCAGCCTGCTGTGGCGGTTCGACTACGCGAACAAGGACGAGAAGGCGGTCGGAGAGCCCGATCCGCTGATCGTCGGCCCGGCGGACACCCTCCTGGAGCCCGGGGAGGAGAGCACCGCCCTGTCCCCGACGCCGCTCACCGGCCACCGCGACGGCCCGGGCGAGCACCCCTGA
- a CDS encoding L-serine ammonia-lyase, translated as MAISVFDLFSIGIGPSSSHTVGPMRAARLFVGRLKNDGLIAHTASIRAELFGSLGATGHGHGTPKAVLLGLEGSSPRTVDVETADAEFERIKAEKRLNLLGVHEIGFDFDEDLILHRRKALPYHANGMTLWAYDAEGAPLLEKTYYSVGGGFVVDEDAVGEDRIKLDDTVLKYPFRTGDELLRLAKETGLSISALMLENEKAWRTETEIREGLLEIWRVMQDCVARGMSQEGILPGGLKVRRRAANTARKLRSEGDPLALAMEWITLYAMAVNEENAAGGRVVTAPTNGAAGIIPAVLHYYMNFVPGADEEGVVRFMLSAGAIGMLFKENASISGAEVGCQGEVGSACSMAAGALAEVLGGTPEQVENAAEIGMEHNLGLTCDPVGGLVQIPCIERNGMAAVKAVTAARMAMRGDGSHKVSLDKVIKTMKETGADMSVKYKETARGGLAVNIIEC; from the coding sequence GTGGCCATCTCGGTCTTCGACCTGTTCTCGATCGGCATCGGCCCCTCCAGCTCCCACACGGTCGGCCCCATGCGCGCCGCCCGCCTGTTCGTGGGCCGCCTCAAGAACGACGGTCTGATCGCCCACACCGCCTCGATACGCGCCGAGCTGTTCGGCTCGCTCGGCGCCACCGGCCACGGCCACGGCACCCCGAAGGCCGTACTGCTCGGCCTGGAGGGAAGCTCGCCGCGCACGGTCGACGTCGAGACCGCCGACGCGGAGTTCGAGCGGATCAAGGCGGAGAAGCGCCTCAACCTGCTGGGCGTGCACGAGATCGGCTTCGACTTCGACGAGGACCTGATCCTGCACCGCCGCAAGGCCCTGCCGTACCACGCCAACGGCATGACGCTGTGGGCGTACGACGCCGAGGGCGCGCCCCTGCTGGAGAAGACGTACTACTCGGTGGGCGGCGGGTTCGTCGTCGACGAGGACGCGGTCGGGGAGGACCGGATCAAGCTCGACGACACGGTGCTGAAGTACCCCTTCCGCACCGGCGACGAGCTGCTGCGCCTGGCGAAGGAGACGGGCCTGTCGATCTCCGCGCTGATGCTGGAGAACGAGAAGGCGTGGCGCACGGAGACCGAGATCCGCGAGGGGCTGCTGGAGATCTGGCGGGTCATGCAGGACTGCGTGGCGCGCGGCATGTCCCAGGAGGGCATCCTGCCCGGCGGTCTCAAGGTGCGCAGGCGCGCCGCGAACACCGCGCGCAAGCTGCGCTCCGAGGGCGACCCGCTGGCCCTGGCGATGGAGTGGATCACGCTCTACGCGATGGCGGTCAACGAGGAGAACGCGGCGGGCGGGCGCGTCGTCACCGCGCCGACGAACGGCGCGGCCGGCATCATTCCGGCCGTACTGCACTACTACATGAACTTCGTACCGGGCGCGGACGAGGAGGGCGTGGTCCGCTTCATGCTCTCCGCGGGCGCGATCGGCATGCTCTTCAAGGAGAATGCCTCGATCTCGGGCGCCGAGGTCGGCTGCCAGGGCGAGGTCGGCTCCGCCTGCTCGATGGCGGCCGGCGCGCTCGCCGAGGTGCTCGGCGGCACCCCCGAGCAGGTGGAGAACGCGGCCGAGATCGGCATGGAGCACAACCTCGGCCTGACCTGCGACCCGGTCGGCGGCCTGGTCCAGATCCCGTGCATCGAGCGCAACGGCATGGCGGCGGTCAAGGCCGTCACGGCGGCGCGGATGGCGATGCGCGGCGACGGCAGCCACAAGGTGTCGCTGGACAAGGTCATCAAGACCATGAAGGAGACCGGCGCGGACATGTCGGTGAAGTACAAGGAGACCGCGCGCGGCGGTCTGGCGGTGAACATCATCGAGTGCTGA
- the gcvT gene encoding glycine cleavage system aminomethyltransferase GcvT → MSTVPRHTALDATHRALGATMTDFAGWDMPLRYASERDEHNAVRTRAGLFDLSHMGEITVSGPQAVNALDYALVGNIGTIGLGRARYTMICQEDGGIVDDLIVYRLGETEYMVVANAGNAQVVLDAITERAAGFDAVVRDDRDAYALIAVQGPESPGILKSVTDADLDGLKYYAGLPGTVAGVPALIARTGYTGEDGFELFVEPRHAETLWQALTEAGKDVGLVPAGLSCRDTLRLEAGMPLYGHELTTALTPFDAGLGRVVKFEKEGDFVGRAALEAAAERAETAPPRKLVGLIAEGRRVPRAGFPVVADGKVIGEVTSGAPSPTLGRPIAMAYVDAAHAAPGTSGVGVDIRGTHEPYEVVALPFYKRQK, encoded by the coding sequence ATGAGCACTGTCCCCCGTCACACCGCCCTCGACGCCACTCATCGTGCGCTGGGCGCGACCATGACCGACTTCGCGGGCTGGGACATGCCGCTGCGGTACGCCAGCGAGCGCGACGAGCACAACGCCGTTCGCACCCGCGCCGGCCTCTTCGACCTCTCCCACATGGGCGAGATCACCGTCTCCGGCCCGCAGGCCGTGAACGCGCTCGACTACGCCCTCGTCGGCAACATCGGCACCATCGGTCTCGGCCGCGCCCGCTACACGATGATCTGCCAGGAGGACGGCGGGATCGTCGACGACCTGATCGTCTACCGGCTGGGCGAGACCGAGTACATGGTCGTCGCCAACGCCGGCAACGCCCAGGTCGTCCTCGACGCGATCACCGAGCGCGCCGCCGGCTTCGACGCCGTCGTACGGGACGACCGTGACGCGTACGCCCTGATCGCCGTCCAGGGCCCCGAGTCCCCCGGCATCCTGAAGTCCGTCACCGACGCCGACCTCGACGGGCTGAAGTACTACGCCGGCCTGCCCGGCACCGTCGCCGGCGTCCCGGCGCTGATCGCCCGTACCGGTTACACCGGCGAGGACGGCTTCGAGCTGTTCGTGGAGCCTCGGCACGCCGAGACGCTGTGGCAGGCGCTGACCGAGGCGGGCAAGGACGTCGGTCTGGTCCCGGCCGGCCTCTCCTGCCGCGACACGCTGCGCCTGGAGGCGGGCATGCCGCTGTACGGGCACGAGCTGACCACCGCGCTCACCCCGTTCGACGCGGGCCTCGGCCGCGTCGTGAAGTTCGAGAAGGAAGGTGACTTCGTCGGCCGCGCCGCCCTCGAAGCCGCCGCCGAGCGCGCCGAGACCGCCCCGCCGCGCAAGCTCGTCGGCCTGATCGCCGAGGGCCGCCGCGTCCCGCGCGCCGGTTTCCCCGTCGTCGCGGACGGCAAGGTGATCGGCGAGGTCACCTCCGGCGCCCCCTCCCCGACGCTGGGCAGGCCGATCGCCATGGCGTACGTCGACGCCGCGCACGCCGCTCCCGGCACCTCCGGTGTCGGCGTCGACATTCGCGGTACGCATGAGCCGTACGAGGTCGTCGCGCTGCCGTTCTACAAGCGCCAGAAGTGA
- a CDS encoding ABC transporter permease, translated as MTAPIETTGSQTDAQPEAVLVGVKSQQIEGRSLGQIAWTRFKRDKVAVGGGIVVVLLVLAAALSRPLQALLGLDPNQFHQDLIDPNTTLPKGDFGGMSWDHPLGVEPKFGRDILARILEGSWVSLVVAFGATLLSNAIGTILGVVAGYYGGRVDTVISRMMDTFLAFPLLLFAIAISATLQGGAFGLEGLPLHILVLIFVIGFFNWPYMGRIVRGQALALREREFVDAARGMGARGPYILFKELLPNLVAPIIVYSTLLIPTNIIFEASLSFLGVGIQPPQASWGGMLDQAKDFFEVDPQYMVVPGLAIFVTVLAFNLLGDGLRDALDPRSR; from the coding sequence ATGACCGCACCCATTGAGACCACTGGATCGCAGACCGACGCTCAGCCCGAGGCTGTCCTGGTGGGCGTCAAGTCCCAGCAGATCGAGGGCCGTTCGCTCGGGCAGATCGCCTGGACGCGCTTCAAGCGCGACAAGGTGGCCGTCGGCGGCGGCATCGTCGTGGTGCTGCTCGTCCTGGCCGCCGCCCTCTCCAGACCGCTCCAGGCGCTGCTCGGGCTCGACCCGAACCAGTTCCACCAGGACCTCATCGACCCGAACACGACCCTGCCCAAGGGTGATTTCGGCGGGATGAGCTGGGACCACCCGCTGGGTGTGGAACCGAAATTCGGGCGGGACATCCTGGCCCGCATCCTGGAGGGCTCCTGGGTCTCCCTCGTCGTGGCCTTCGGCGCGACGCTGCTCTCCAACGCGATCGGCACCATCCTCGGTGTGGTCGCCGGGTACTACGGGGGACGGGTCGACACGGTCATCAGCCGCATGATGGACACGTTCCTCGCCTTCCCCCTGCTTCTCTTCGCGATCGCCATCTCCGCCACGCTGCAAGGCGGGGCCTTCGGCCTCGAAGGTCTCCCGCTGCACATCCTCGTCCTGATCTTCGTCATCGGATTCTTCAACTGGCCCTACATGGGACGGATCGTCCGCGGTCAGGCACTGGCGCTACGTGAGCGGGAGTTCGTGGACGCGGCGCGCGGGATGGGGGCCCGCGGGCCGTACATCCTCTTCAAGGAACTGCTGCCGAACCTTGTCGCGCCGATCATCGTCTACTCGACGCTGCTCATCCCGACCAACATCATCTTCGAGGCGTCGCTCAGCTTCCTCGGTGTCGGGATCCAGCCGCCCCAGGCTTCCTGGGGCGGAATGCTCGACCAGGCCAAGGACTTCTTCGAGGTCGACCCCCAGTACATGGTCGTGCCCGGCCTTGCCATCTTCGTCACCGTGCTGGCGTTCAACCTGCTCGGTGACGGCCTCCGGGACGCGCTCGACCCGCGCAGTCGCTGA
- a CDS encoding ABC transporter substrate-binding protein → MRRSAVAAIAVISSASLLLAGCSKAEDKNGGDAKSAGANAATKKMVNASDKKGGTVTYAMADAPESFDPGNTYYAFIYNFSRLYARPLMTFKPAPGEAGNELVPDLAASKGVPTDGGKTWTYKIREGVKYDDGTVVTSKDVKYAVERSNFARDVLSLGPNYFQQMLADPDKYKGPYKDKGDKGLASIQTPDDTTIVFKLKKAFADFDYLVSAPQTAPVPKAKDKGVDYTKSILSSGSYKFETYQEGKQVTLVRNPNWDAKTDPLRKQYPDKIVLNLKVNQATIDKDLLSGATHVDLAGRGVDTQTQAQLMSDPKKKANTDNTAGGRLVYTAINTKVAPFNNVECRKAVQYAVDKVSVQTAMGGSIRGDIASTVMPTDIKGYVKDDMYATPGGKGDAAKAKEHLKACGQEKGFKTVISARSDRQSEVDSATAIVEALKKVGIEASIKQYPSSKYFSDYAGVPKFTKKEGIGLMMMQWGSDWPTGYGFLQQIAHGEAIGQSGNTNLSELNDPAINKLLDDAIANTDEAARNAAYTEVDKKLMEQAVIVPLSYFKVLLYRSPNATNLVSTAAFSGQYDYLNIGTTK, encoded by the coding sequence ATGCGAAGGTCAGCAGTGGCCGCAATCGCGGTCATCAGCAGTGCGAGCCTCCTGCTCGCCGGCTGCAGTAAGGCCGAGGACAAGAACGGCGGCGACGCCAAGAGCGCCGGCGCCAATGCCGCCACCAAGAAGATGGTCAACGCCTCCGACAAGAAGGGCGGAACGGTCACCTATGCCATGGCCGACGCCCCGGAGTCGTTCGACCCCGGCAACACGTACTACGCCTTCATCTACAACTTCAGCCGGCTGTACGCCCGACCGCTGATGACGTTCAAGCCCGCTCCGGGCGAGGCGGGCAACGAGCTCGTCCCCGACCTGGCCGCGAGCAAGGGCGTGCCGACCGACGGTGGCAAGACGTGGACGTACAAGATCCGCGAGGGTGTGAAGTACGACGACGGCACCGTCGTGACCTCGAAGGACGTCAAGTACGCCGTCGAGCGGTCCAACTTCGCGCGTGACGTGCTGTCGCTCGGCCCGAACTACTTCCAGCAGATGCTGGCGGACCCGGACAAGTACAAGGGCCCGTACAAGGACAAGGGCGACAAGGGTCTCGCGTCCATCCAGACCCCGGACGACACCACCATCGTCTTCAAGCTGAAGAAGGCGTTCGCGGACTTCGACTACCTGGTCAGCGCCCCGCAGACCGCTCCGGTGCCGAAGGCCAAGGACAAGGGCGTGGACTACACGAAGTCCATCCTGTCCTCGGGCTCGTACAAGTTCGAGACCTATCAGGAGGGCAAGCAGGTCACCCTGGTCAGGAACCCGAACTGGGACGCCAAGACCGACCCGCTGCGCAAGCAGTACCCGGACAAGATCGTCCTGAACCTGAAGGTCAACCAGGCGACCATCGACAAGGACCTGCTCTCGGGTGCCACGCACGTCGACCTGGCCGGCCGGGGTGTCGACACCCAGACCCAGGCCCAGCTGATGAGCGACCCGAAGAAGAAGGCGAACACCGACAACACCGCCGGTGGCCGTCTCGTCTACACGGCGATCAACACGAAGGTCGCCCCGTTCAACAACGTCGAGTGCCGCAAGGCCGTGCAGTACGCCGTCGACAAGGTCTCCGTGCAGACCGCGATGGGCGGCTCGATCCGTGGTGACATCGCCAGCACCGTGATGCCGACGGACATCAAGGGCTACGTGAAGGACGACATGTACGCCACCCCCGGTGGCAAGGGTGACGCCGCGAAGGCCAAGGAGCACCTGAAGGCCTGTGGCCAGGAGAAGGGCTTCAAGACCGTCATCTCCGCCCGCAGCGACCGCCAGAGTGAGGTCGACTCGGCCACCGCGATCGTCGAGGCCCTCAAGAAGGTCGGCATCGAGGCGAGCATCAAGCAGTACCCCTCCAGCAAGTACTTCTCGGACTACGCGGGCGTCCCGAAGTTCACGAAGAAGGAGGGTATCGGCCTCATGATGATGCAGTGGGGCTCCGACTGGCCCACGGGCTACGGCTTCCTCCAGCAGATCGCGCACGGCGAGGCCATCGGCCAGTCCGGTAACACGAACCTCTCCGAGCTGAACGACCCGGCGATCAACAAGCTCCTCGACGACGCCATCGCGAACACCGACGAGGCGGCCCGCAACGCGGCCTACACCGAGGTGGACAAGAAGCTCATGGAGCAGGCCGTCATCGTCCCCCTGTCCTACTTCAAGGTCCTGCTGTACCGCTCGCCCAACGCCACCAACCTGGTGTCCACGGCTGCCTTCAGCGGTCAGTACGACTACCTCAACATCGGTACCACGAAGTAG
- a CDS encoding AAA family ATPase → MTFQQPGAYAATAGAAQRAVPAQQGVPMAVPVPVPVRAAARRPAATVRDLREREGRSPRVLAFAAGDTVVVSGLPGSGKSTLIRRTASAAAHRIDSQDVRERWEARMPRAVPYALYRPLVRVAHYAGLRRALRSGEGVVVHDCGTQTWVRRWLARDARRRGVALHLVLLDVTADVARAGQQERGRGVSGYAFARHRRAVARLVRDAEAGRLPVGCASAVLLDRDAAGALTVIEFPGPAAGA, encoded by the coding sequence ATGACGTTCCAGCAGCCAGGTGCCTACGCGGCGACCGCCGGTGCCGCACAGCGCGCGGTACCGGCCCAGCAGGGCGTGCCGATGGCCGTGCCCGTACCGGTTCCGGTCAGGGCGGCCGCGCGGCGGCCCGCGGCGACCGTGCGCGACCTGCGCGAGCGCGAGGGGCGCAGCCCGCGGGTGCTGGCCTTCGCGGCCGGTGACACGGTGGTGGTGTCCGGCCTGCCCGGCAGCGGGAAGAGCACCCTCATCCGCCGTACGGCGAGTGCGGCGGCGCACCGCATCGACTCGCAGGACGTGCGCGAGCGGTGGGAGGCGCGGATGCCCCGCGCGGTGCCGTACGCCCTCTACCGGCCGCTGGTGCGCGTGGCGCACTACGCCGGGCTCCGGCGGGCGCTGCGTTCGGGCGAGGGCGTCGTGGTGCACGACTGCGGTACGCAGACCTGGGTGCGGCGCTGGCTGGCGCGCGACGCCCGCCGCCGGGGCGTCGCGCTGCACCTGGTGCTGCTCGACGTGACCGCCGACGTGGCGCGGGCCGGCCAGCAGGAGCGGGGCCGAGGCGTCTCGGGTTACGCCTTCGCCCGGCACCGCAGGGCGGTGGCCCGGCTGGTACGGGACGCGGAGGCGGGCCGGCTGCCGGTGGGCTGCGCTTCGGCGGTGCTGCTGGACCGGGACGCCGCGGGCGCGCTCACGGTGATCGAATTCCCGGGGCCGGCGGCGGGGGCGTAG
- the gcvH gene encoding glycine cleavage system protein GcvH — translation MSNPQQLRYSKEHEWLSTAEDGVATVGITEFAANALGDVVYAQLPAVGDTVSAGESCGELESTKSVSDLYSPVTGEVVEANQDVVDDPSLVNSAPFEGGWLFKVRVTDEPGDLLSADEYDAFSSGN, via the coding sequence ATGAGCAACCCCCAGCAGCTGCGTTACAGCAAGGAGCACGAGTGGCTGTCGACCGCCGAGGACGGCGTCGCGACGGTCGGCATCACGGAGTTCGCGGCCAACGCGCTCGGTGACGTCGTCTACGCCCAGCTCCCGGCGGTCGGCGACACGGTGAGCGCGGGCGAGTCCTGCGGCGAGCTGGAGTCGACCAAGTCGGTCAGCGACCTGTACTCCCCGGTGACCGGCGAGGTCGTCGAGGCCAACCAGGACGTCGTCGACGACCCGTCGCTGGTGAACTCCGCCCCCTTCGAGGGCGGCTGGCTCTTCAAGGTGCGCGTCACGGACGAGCCGGGCGACCTGCTCTCCGCCGACGAGTACGACGCCTTCTCCTCCGGCAACTAA
- a CDS encoding enhanced serine sensitivity protein SseB, with protein sequence MDYPDFPVPAHPHGGSGWPGNELEEVLGASLGNPAAGGRIVEVLGRSQVWVPLPNGGGPDSPNLDLPTVQIHGEAYVPVYSSEEQLRQCAGPHMSFTVAPAREFARGLPPQLGIAVNPDGPVGVPLPPPAVAELCRAGRTPLDGPASGGRVRLFEPDWQEEPVDFLSAAAGEFQESGVVLTARRALASIEGGAPVMFVGVQLSAWEGPDRNAPMDALGRALGRVQVPWEVNLVLLDVAQDPVAGWMLEKVRPFYTRA encoded by the coding sequence GTGGATTACCCAGACTTCCCGGTACCGGCCCACCCCCACGGCGGCAGCGGCTGGCCCGGCAACGAGCTCGAAGAGGTGCTGGGCGCGTCGCTCGGCAACCCCGCCGCCGGCGGCCGCATAGTCGAGGTGCTGGGGCGCAGCCAGGTGTGGGTGCCGCTGCCGAACGGCGGCGGGCCGGACTCCCCGAACCTCGACCTGCCCACGGTGCAGATCCACGGCGAGGCGTACGTCCCCGTGTACAGCTCGGAGGAACAGCTGCGCCAGTGCGCCGGGCCCCACATGTCCTTCACCGTGGCCCCCGCCCGCGAGTTCGCCCGCGGCCTGCCCCCGCAGCTCGGCATCGCCGTGAACCCGGACGGCCCGGTCGGTGTGCCGCTGCCGCCGCCCGCCGTCGCCGAACTCTGCAGGGCCGGGCGTACGCCGCTGGACGGGCCGGCCAGCGGGGGCAGGGTGCGGCTCTTCGAGCCGGACTGGCAGGAGGAGCCGGTCGACTTCCTCTCCGCCGCCGCCGGTGAGTTCCAGGAGAGCGGTGTGGTGCTGACCGCCCGGCGGGCGCTCGCGAGCATCGAGGGCGGCGCCCCGGTGATGTTCGTCGGCGTACAGCTGTCCGCCTGGGAGGGCCCGGACCGCAACGCCCCGATGGACGCCCTCGGCCGGGCGCTCGGCCGCGTCCAGGTGCCCTGGGAGGTCAACCTCGTCCTGCTGGACGTGGCGCAGGACCCGGTCGCCGGCTGGATGCTGGAGAAGGTCCGGCCTTTCTACACACGTGCCTGA